One genomic window of Deltaproteobacteria bacterium includes the following:
- a CDS encoding dehydrogenase: MEPVKHTQEELRDLYRRILFPRMIEEKMLNLLRQGQLSKWFSGIGQEAIAVGVTATLREDDYILPMHRNLGVFTGRNLDLVQLICQLMGRGEGFSKGRERSFHFGTLDHHIVGMISHLGAMLPVADGLALAQQLRGTERIAVAFTGDGATSEGDFHEALNLAAVWKLPVVFVIENNQYGLSTPSTEQYACKDLADRAIGYGMPGEVVDGNDIMAVMKAMDQAAARARSGEGPTLLECKTFRMRGHEEASGTAYVPDELMAEWAKRDPIARLEKQIIEEGAMDQDAMSMVRTEFKAQIQEAVDEAMAYPHPMRSAEDELADVFAPCSDEVVEASTDTEEMRYVDALSDALTIAMERDDNVVLMGQDIAEYGGVFKITDGFVERYGRGRVRNTPIIESGVLGAAMGLGFEGFKPVVEMQFSDFITCGFNQIVNNLAKNHYRWGANVPVVVRAPIGGGMGAGPYHSQCPESWFTSIAGLKIVAPATVEDAKGLLLAAIDDPNPVIFFEHKQLYRSIKGDVPKGFYKEPLGQARVVREGTDLTIVAWSAMVHEALRAAESFAEKGVSIEVIDLRTLIPWDVETVLESVEKTSRVLVLQEASTTGGFGGEVAARIAQDGFDFLDAPVTRLGSLDTPVPFAKGLEKQYMPAGRLESALEDLLDY; encoded by the coding sequence ATGGAACCAGTCAAACACACCCAAGAAGAGTTACGAGATTTATATCGCCGTATTCTCTTTCCGCGAATGATTGAAGAGAAGATGCTCAATCTTCTTCGGCAAGGTCAGCTCTCAAAATGGTTCTCAGGCATCGGGCAAGAAGCCATCGCCGTTGGTGTTACGGCTACGCTTCGTGAGGATGATTACATTCTCCCTATGCACCGCAACCTAGGCGTCTTTACGGGCCGAAATCTCGATTTGGTACAGTTGATATGCCAGCTGATGGGGCGCGGTGAAGGCTTCAGTAAAGGCCGCGAGCGTAGTTTTCATTTTGGGACACTTGACCACCACATCGTGGGTATGATCAGTCACTTGGGTGCGATGCTACCCGTGGCGGATGGCTTAGCTCTGGCTCAGCAACTCAGAGGTACCGAGCGGATAGCGGTAGCGTTTACCGGCGACGGTGCAACCAGCGAGGGTGATTTTCACGAAGCTCTTAATTTAGCAGCTGTTTGGAAGTTACCAGTCGTCTTTGTCATCGAAAACAATCAATACGGACTCTCCACACCGAGTACGGAACAATACGCTTGTAAAGATTTAGCGGATAGAGCCATCGGTTATGGGATGCCGGGCGAAGTCGTCGACGGCAACGATATTATGGCTGTCATGAAAGCGATGGACCAAGCTGCGGCTCGAGCCCGCAGTGGAGAGGGTCCGACACTGCTAGAATGCAAAACATTTCGCATGCGCGGCCACGAAGAGGCATCTGGTACCGCTTATGTTCCCGATGAGTTGATGGCGGAATGGGCCAAGCGGGATCCGATTGCTCGCCTTGAGAAACAAATCATTGAAGAAGGCGCGATGGACCAAGACGCTATGTCGATGGTGCGTACCGAGTTCAAGGCTCAAATTCAGGAAGCAGTGGATGAGGCGATGGCGTATCCGCATCCCATGCGCAGCGCAGAAGATGAGCTGGCTGACGTTTTTGCTCCTTGTTCGGATGAAGTGGTCGAAGCTTCTACTGACACTGAAGAGATGCGCTACGTTGATGCTCTAAGCGACGCCTTAACTATTGCGATGGAGCGAGACGATAATGTTGTCCTGATGGGGCAAGACATCGCTGAGTATGGCGGCGTCTTTAAGATTACCGATGGTTTTGTTGAACGTTACGGTCGCGGCCGAGTACGCAATACACCGATTATTGAATCGGGTGTACTTGGGGCTGCCATGGGTCTTGGTTTTGAAGGTTTTAAGCCTGTGGTGGAAATGCAGTTCAGTGATTTTATCACCTGCGGATTTAACCAGATTGTGAACAACCTTGCGAAGAATCACTACCGATGGGGAGCCAATGTTCCGGTGGTCGTTCGTGCACCGATTGGCGGCGGAATGGGAGCGGGTCCTTATCATTCGCAGTGCCCTGAGAGTTGGTTTACATCGATTGCTGGTCTCAAGATTGTGGCGCCGGCAACCGTTGAGGATGCCAAGGGTCTTTTACTGGCGGCCATCGATGACCCGAATCCTGTTATCTTCTTCGAGCATAAGCAGCTTTATCGAAGTATCAAGGGCGATGTGCCAAAAGGCTTTTACAAGGAGCCTCTGGGCCAAGCTCGCGTGGTTCGCGAAGGTACAGATCTCACCATTGTTGCGTGGAGTGCCATGGTCCACGAAGCTTTACGTGCGGCTGAGAGCTTCGCTGAAAAGGGTGTATCTATTGAGGTCATTGATTTACGAACCTTGATTCCTTGGGACGTGGAGACAGTACTTGAGTCGGTCGAGAAGACGAGCCGAGTGCTGGTTTTACAGGAAGCCTCCACAACTGGCGGTTTTGGCGGCGAAGTGGCGGCGCGCATTGCTCAAGATGGTTTTGACTTTCTGGATGCGCCGGTGACACGTTTGGGATCACTGGATACGCCAGTTCCATTCGCGAAGGGTCTTGAGAAGCAATATATGCCAGCAGGACGACTAGAGAGTGCTTTAGAGGACCTTCTAGACTACTAA